From a region of the Mycobacteroides saopaulense genome:
- a CDS encoding PadR family transcriptional regulator: MTSHEERAGQFRPDTPFGFGFGFDPTRRGPGQRGRRHGGRQHECDPRGEFREQAWAGRRGPGAFMDRGFGPGFGRGFGPGFGFGFGDQPRGRGRGRGQRGDVRAAILALLTERPMHGYEMIREIAERSNNIWRPSPGSVYPTLQLLVDEGLIAETEGSGSRKQFELTAEGSESAEKLDTPPWEKINEDADPSVLDLRSALGQLMGAVAQSAHAASPEQQQRIIEIVNSARKQIYGILGETE; this comes from the coding sequence ATGACTTCCCACGAGGAAAGGGCCGGACAGTTCCGGCCCGACACACCCTTTGGTTTTGGCTTCGGTTTCGACCCGACACGGCGCGGACCAGGTCAAAGAGGCCGCCGCCACGGCGGCCGTCAGCACGAATGCGACCCCCGCGGCGAATTCCGCGAACAGGCCTGGGCGGGCCGTCGCGGGCCCGGCGCGTTCATGGACCGCGGGTTCGGGCCCGGTTTCGGCCGTGGCTTCGGACCTGGTTTCGGGTTTGGTTTCGGTGATCAACCGCGTGGACGCGGACGTGGACGTGGCCAACGCGGCGACGTCCGGGCCGCCATCCTGGCGCTGCTCACCGAACGCCCGATGCACGGCTACGAGATGATCCGTGAGATCGCCGAGCGGAGCAACAACATCTGGCGGCCGAGCCCCGGCTCGGTCTACCCGACACTGCAACTGCTCGTCGACGAGGGCCTCATCGCCGAAACCGAGGGCAGCGGCAGCCGCAAGCAGTTCGAACTCACTGCTGAGGGAAGTGAATCCGCGGAGAAGCTGGACACCCCGCCCTGGGAGAAGATCAACGAGGACGCCGATCCATCGGTGCTCGACCTTCGCTCGGCGCTCGGTCAGCTGATGGGCGCGGTCGCGCAGTCGGCGCACGCCGCCTCCCCCGAACAGCAGCAGCGGATCATCGAGATCGTGAACTCTGCCCGCAAGCAGATCTACGGCATCTTAGGAGAAACGGAGTGA
- a CDS encoding cation:proton antiporter, with amino-acid sequence MSGFGFPTLAIIVVVGLIGPLLALNTRLRIPVVIGELIAGIVIGRTGFGWIDAFDPTFKMFADVGFALVMFVAGTHVPIRDKTMVAALPRAALRAIVVGAVGAVLGVLLANAFHTGHAPLYAVLIASSSAALVLPIIDSLSLEGPKVLSMTAQVAIADTASIILLPLVIDLKHAPRAAVGAVAVAACAGLVFVILRALDQAGLLDRFHDYSKQRRVAMELRISLAIVFGLAALAVATHVSIMLAGFALGLVVAGIGEPRRLAKQLFGFTEGFFSPLFFVWLGASLHVRELGENPKLMLLGLGLGAAAVLAHLVIRLLGQPVSLGALASAQLGVPIAAAAIGEQQQSLMHGEAAALILGALVTIVAATLGGSIYAKTAADAQPGVAKPEGDSQDSGAAGAAGGAAEGGNGVGG; translated from the coding sequence ATGAGCGGCTTCGGGTTTCCGACCCTGGCGATTATCGTCGTCGTCGGGCTGATCGGACCGCTGCTGGCGCTCAATACGCGGCTGCGGATCCCGGTGGTGATCGGCGAACTGATTGCCGGAATCGTGATCGGGCGTACCGGGTTCGGCTGGATCGACGCTTTCGATCCGACGTTCAAGATGTTCGCCGATGTCGGCTTCGCGCTGGTCATGTTCGTCGCGGGCACGCATGTGCCGATACGTGACAAGACCATGGTGGCCGCGCTACCTCGGGCGGCGCTGCGCGCCATCGTGGTGGGTGCGGTGGGGGCGGTGCTGGGTGTATTGCTGGCCAATGCATTTCACACTGGGCACGCGCCGCTGTACGCGGTGCTCATCGCGTCCTCGTCGGCGGCGCTGGTGCTGCCGATCATCGACTCGTTGAGTCTTGAGGGCCCCAAGGTGCTGAGCATGACGGCCCAGGTGGCCATCGCCGATACCGCATCAATCATCTTGTTGCCCTTGGTGATCGACCTCAAGCACGCGCCCCGGGCCGCGGTCGGGGCCGTCGCGGTGGCCGCGTGCGCGGGCCTCGTCTTCGTGATCTTGCGCGCTCTCGACCAAGCGGGGCTGCTCGATCGGTTCCACGACTATTCGAAGCAACGCCGGGTGGCGATGGAGCTGCGGATCAGCCTGGCCATCGTCTTCGGCCTCGCGGCGCTGGCCGTGGCGACCCACGTGTCGATCATGTTGGCGGGCTTCGCCCTGGGTTTGGTCGTGGCGGGTATCGGCGAGCCGCGCCGCCTGGCCAAACAGCTCTTCGGATTCACCGAGGGCTTCTTTTCGCCGTTGTTCTTCGTCTGGCTGGGCGCGTCCCTGCACGTGCGTGAGCTCGGTGAGAACCCCAAGCTGATGTTGTTGGGGCTGGGCTTGGGCGCGGCCGCCGTGCTGGCACATCTGGTTATCCGGCTGCTGGGCCAGCCGGTGTCACTGGGAGCACTGGCCTCGGCGCAGCTGGGTGTGCCCATCGCGGCGGCGGCGATCGGTGAGCAGCAGCAGTCGTTGATGCACGGTGAGGCCGCGGCGCTCATCCTCGGCGCCCTGGTGACGATCGTCGCGGCGACCCTGGGCGGTTCGATCTACGCGAAAACCGCGGCTGATGCTCAGCCGGGGGTGGCGAAACCCGAAGGCGATTCGCAGGATTCCGGGGCTGCCGGAGCCGCCGGTGGTGCGGCCGAGGGTGGCAACGGCGTCGGCGGATAG
- a CDS encoding RDD family protein — protein MRVVSAFIDIFVQVIVLYAGIFVVAFSLSQFDEALAGALSIVYSVLALVGYPVVWEMSTRGRSLGKMIMGLRVVSDDGGPERLRQAVIRALAAVVEIYMFMGAPAVITSLVSSKGKRLGDIFAGTMVISERGPKLPPPPVMPPPLAAWAQTLQLSGLTTEQANLARQFLNRAGQLAPHTREQMLYQISTDVLASIEPPPPPGTPPQFMLAAVLAERHYRALEQMQPAYPPTPLPPSAAPPAAPAAPESCESPSGFATPG, from the coding sequence GTGCGGGTGGTATCCGCGTTCATCGATATCTTCGTCCAGGTGATCGTGCTGTACGCCGGGATCTTCGTCGTCGCGTTCTCACTCTCGCAGTTCGACGAGGCCCTGGCCGGAGCGCTCAGCATCGTCTACTCGGTGCTGGCTCTGGTCGGCTATCCGGTGGTCTGGGAGATGTCGACCCGGGGCCGCTCCCTGGGCAAGATGATCATGGGGCTGCGCGTGGTATCCGACGACGGAGGCCCGGAACGCCTCCGCCAGGCCGTCATCCGCGCCCTGGCGGCCGTGGTGGAGATCTACATGTTCATGGGTGCACCCGCCGTGATCACCAGCCTGGTGTCGTCCAAGGGCAAGCGCCTCGGGGACATCTTCGCGGGCACCATGGTGATCAGCGAGCGAGGCCCCAAGCTCCCCCCGCCGCCGGTGATGCCGCCGCCGCTCGCGGCCTGGGCACAGACCCTGCAACTGTCCGGACTCACTACCGAGCAAGCCAATCTGGCTCGCCAGTTCCTCAATCGCGCAGGACAATTGGCACCGCATACCCGGGAACAGATGCTCTACCAGATCTCCACCGATGTGCTCGCCAGCATCGAACCTCCTCCGCCGCCGGGCACTCCTCCGCAGTTCATGCTCGCGGCGGTGCTTGCCGAACGCCACTACCGCGCGCTGGAACAGATGCAGCCCGCCTATCCGCCGACGCCGTTGCCACCCTCGGCCGCACCACCGGCGGCTCCGGCAGCCCCGGAATCCTGCGAATCGCCTTCGGGTTTCGCCACCCCCGGCTGA
- a CDS encoding stage II sporulation protein M, producing the protein MDVDAFVATHRGTWDRLEELVKRRRSLSGPEIDELVELYQKVSTHLSTVRSASGDPALVGRLSMLVARARSAVTGEHAPLWRHFIRFWTVSFPVVAYRSWRWWLGATVGSMAVAIAVGIWVMHSPELQSVIGTPDEIAHLVNEDFENYYSEHPAAAFALHVWINNSWVAAQCIIFAVLLGIPIPLVLFLNAANVGVAGGLMIAAGRGDVFFGLILPHGLLELTAVFLAAGAGMRLGWKVIDPGDRPRGQVLAEQGRAVMSVAGGLVGVLLVSGLIEALVTPSPLPTFARIGIGVIAEGLFLAYVVILGRRGVAANESGDIENAPDYAPAV; encoded by the coding sequence ATGGACGTGGACGCATTCGTCGCCACTCATCGGGGGACATGGGACCGGCTGGAGGAGCTGGTCAAGCGCAGGCGGAGCTTGAGCGGGCCCGAGATCGATGAGCTGGTCGAGCTGTACCAGAAGGTGTCCACGCATCTGTCCACCGTGCGCTCGGCATCGGGTGATCCGGCCTTGGTGGGGCGGCTCTCGATGTTGGTTGCTCGGGCACGTTCGGCCGTCACGGGAGAACATGCCCCGTTGTGGCGCCACTTCATCCGCTTCTGGACGGTGTCCTTTCCGGTGGTCGCCTACCGCAGCTGGCGGTGGTGGCTGGGTGCGACGGTCGGGTCGATGGCGGTGGCGATCGCGGTCGGCATCTGGGTGATGCATTCGCCGGAGCTGCAATCGGTGATCGGTACACCTGACGAGATCGCACACCTGGTGAACGAGGACTTCGAGAACTACTACAGTGAGCACCCTGCCGCGGCCTTCGCACTGCACGTCTGGATCAACAACTCCTGGGTGGCCGCGCAGTGCATCATCTTCGCCGTGCTGCTGGGCATTCCGATCCCGCTCGTGTTGTTCCTGAACGCGGCGAATGTGGGCGTGGCCGGCGGATTGATGATCGCCGCCGGGCGCGGCGATGTGTTCTTCGGTCTCATCCTTCCCCACGGACTGTTGGAGCTGACGGCCGTCTTCCTGGCCGCCGGTGCCGGAATGCGGTTGGGGTGGAAGGTGATTGATCCGGGCGACCGGCCCCGTGGCCAGGTTTTGGCCGAGCAGGGCCGGGCCGTCATGTCCGTGGCCGGAGGGCTGGTCGGGGTGCTGCTGGTCAGCGGGCTCATCGAGGCGCTGGTCACTCCGTCGCCCCTGCCGACCTTCGCCCGCATCGGAATCGGTGTGATCGCCGAGGGCTTGTTCCTGGCTTACGTCGTGATTCTGGGCCGGCGCGGGGTGGCCGCCAACGAATCGGGCGACATCGAGAACGCTCCCGACTACGCGCCGGCCGTCTGA
- a CDS encoding DUF58 domain-containing protein — protein MILTGRTALVALLSALLILVSPWPVRLFWLLLLALAVLVVLDIAAAASPRRLAFTRSGPDSIRLGESADIALMIQNPGRRVRGWVRDSWAPSMRATPRAHRMDLRRGERTQVVTSLRPLRRGDHKPATVTARTVGPLGLAGRQGRHDVPWQLRVLPPFLSRKHLPSRLAKLRELEGAIPVLIRGQGTEFDSLREYVVGDDVRSIDWRASARRNDVVVRTWRPERDRRILVVLDTGRTSAGRIGVDPTSGDPSGWPRLDWVMDAALLLVALASRAGDRVDFLAHDRVVRSQVSGASRNELLPLVVNAMAPLEPSLIESDARDLVATIRRRSRHRSLIVLLTDLNPAALEEGLLPLLPQLTTHHHLLVAAVSDPRVEDMVMPEKSTGPGNIRSLDVEQVYDAAAAERTREGRRRIVTLLRRQGVEVVDAPPEEIAPALADRYLSLKASGRL, from the coding sequence GTGATTCTGACCGGGCGTACGGCATTGGTCGCGCTGCTCAGCGCGCTGCTGATCCTGGTGTCCCCATGGCCGGTTCGCTTGTTCTGGCTGCTACTACTTGCCCTCGCGGTCTTGGTTGTCCTCGACATCGCCGCCGCCGCCAGTCCACGACGGCTCGCCTTCACCCGTTCCGGACCCGACTCCATCAGACTCGGCGAATCCGCGGACATCGCGCTGATGATCCAGAACCCGGGCCGCCGGGTGCGCGGCTGGGTGCGCGACAGCTGGGCACCGAGCATGCGGGCCACGCCCCGCGCGCACCGGATGGATCTGCGCCGAGGTGAACGCACCCAAGTCGTCACCTCCCTGCGTCCCTTGCGTCGTGGCGACCACAAGCCGGCGACCGTCACGGCACGCACGGTCGGCCCGCTGGGCCTGGCCGGCCGTCAAGGACGCCACGATGTGCCGTGGCAGCTACGGGTGCTGCCACCGTTCCTCAGTCGCAAACATCTGCCGTCCCGGCTGGCCAAACTGCGTGAGCTGGAAGGTGCCATCCCGGTGCTGATCCGCGGCCAGGGCACCGAATTCGACTCTTTGCGTGAGTATGTGGTCGGTGACGACGTCCGGTCCATCGATTGGCGTGCCTCCGCCCGTCGCAACGACGTGGTGGTGCGCACCTGGCGCCCGGAGCGGGACCGGCGCATCCTCGTCGTGTTGGACACCGGCCGTACCTCGGCGGGCCGCATCGGTGTCGACCCGACCTCGGGGGATCCGTCCGGGTGGCCTCGGCTGGATTGGGTCATGGACGCCGCACTGCTGTTGGTGGCATTGGCATCTCGCGCCGGCGACCGCGTGGATTTCCTGGCGCACGACCGCGTGGTGCGCTCCCAGGTGTCCGGCGCTTCGCGTAACGAGCTGCTGCCACTGGTGGTCAACGCGATGGCGCCCCTAGAGCCCTCGCTCATCGAGTCCGATGCCCGCGATCTCGTGGCGACCATCCGCCGCAGGTCCCGTCACCGGTCGCTCATCGTGCTGCTCACCGACCTGAACCCCGCCGCATTGGAAGAGGGCCTGCTGCCGCTGCTTCCTCAGTTGACCACCCATCACCACCTGTTGGTCGCCGCGGTCAGCGATCCGCGGGTCGAGGACATGGTGATGCCCGAGAAGTCGACGGGGCCAGGGAACATCAGGTCACTCGATGTCGAGCAGGTGTATGACGCGGCAGCGGCCGAACGCACCCGCGAGGGCAGACGCCGGATCGTCACACTGCTGCGCCGCCAGGGTGTCGAGGTTGTGGACGCACCACCCGAGGAAATCGCCCCCGCGCTTGCCGACAGATACCTGTCGCTGAAGGCCTCCGGTCGGCTGTAG
- a CDS encoding AAA family ATPase: MTQATTTEDAARNALAALREQIATVVVGQDSVVSGLVVALLCRGHVLLEGVPGVAKTLLVRTLSAALSLEFKRVQFTPDLMPGDVTGSLVYDARTAAFEFRAGPVFTNLLLADEINRTPPKTQAALLEAMEERQVTVDGTPRPLPDPFIVAATQNPIEYEGTYQLPEAQLDRFLMKLNVSLPERDQEIAILERHAHGFDPRNLSHVTPVASAADLEAGRAAVGRVLVAPEVLAYVVDVIRATRQSPSLQLGASPRAATALLATSRAWAWLSGRNYVTPDDVKAMARPTLRHRIGLRPEAELEGATSDRVLDGILVTVPVPR; encoded by the coding sequence GTGACACAGGCAACTACCACCGAGGACGCTGCACGCAACGCGCTGGCCGCGTTGCGTGAACAAATCGCCACCGTGGTCGTCGGACAGGATTCGGTGGTCAGCGGGCTGGTTGTCGCGCTGCTGTGCCGCGGGCACGTGCTGCTGGAAGGTGTGCCCGGTGTCGCGAAAACCCTTTTGGTACGTACACTCTCGGCCGCGCTTTCCCTGGAGTTCAAGCGGGTGCAGTTCACCCCCGACCTCATGCCCGGCGACGTCACCGGGTCACTGGTCTACGACGCACGCACGGCGGCTTTCGAATTCCGCGCCGGTCCGGTGTTCACCAATCTGCTACTGGCCGACGAAATCAACCGCACTCCGCCCAAGACTCAGGCAGCGCTACTGGAGGCCATGGAGGAGCGACAGGTGACCGTCGACGGCACCCCACGTCCATTGCCGGATCCGTTCATCGTCGCTGCGACGCAGAACCCCATCGAGTACGAGGGCACCTACCAGCTGCCCGAAGCGCAGCTGGATCGTTTTCTGATGAAGCTCAATGTCTCGCTGCCGGAGCGTGATCAGGAGATCGCCATCCTGGAGCGACACGCACACGGCTTCGACCCCCGCAACCTGTCGCATGTGACGCCGGTGGCCTCGGCAGCAGACCTGGAGGCAGGCCGGGCCGCGGTGGGCCGCGTGTTGGTGGCCCCCGAAGTGCTCGCCTATGTGGTCGACGTCATCCGTGCCACCCGGCAATCACCCTCACTTCAGCTCGGCGCCTCACCGCGCGCGGCGACGGCACTGTTGGCGACATCGCGCGCCTGGGCGTGGCTTTCCGGCCGCAACTACGTGACGCCCGACGACGTGAAGGCCATGGCGCGTCCGACCCTGCGCCATCGCATCGGACTGCGTCCCGAGGCCGAGTTGGAGGGCGCCACCTCCGACCGGGTTCTGGACGGCATCCTCGTCACGGTTCCGGTGCCGCGCTAG
- a CDS encoding DUF4350 domain-containing protein: protein MTTGTATSPRLRDRWRTWGWILAALVGIVVTALLVTKSPRPEGYLDPEAVTQRGGHALAQLLRDRDVTVIRATTIDEVRAATRPGSQLMVLDNGNISSEILDVLVGLPGDRLLLAPYSDTRERLAAQVRITSYQSKKVVEPDCGLREAQRAGAIQTYIGPTYAYTNPGPGQISCYGGALMRYRDGNRTVTVLGDDTLLTNLQLAKQGNAALAMNLAGRSSHLVWYIPERPKVGTSAQPKSMGDLIPDQVNMAIWQLCIVVLLLAIWRGRRLGPVVAEKLPVIVRASETTEGRGRLYRSRRARDLASDALREAARYRIVRRLGLPIDGAPQVIATTVAQRVGRDPAEIHHLLFGPVPSDDQQLTNVTQQLDILERQVRES from the coding sequence GTGACCACCGGTACCGCGACCTCACCGCGCCTACGGGACCGCTGGCGAACCTGGGGGTGGATACTGGCCGCATTGGTCGGCATCGTCGTCACCGCCCTACTTGTCACCAAATCGCCACGGCCCGAAGGCTATCTCGATCCAGAAGCCGTCACCCAGCGCGGCGGGCACGCATTGGCTCAACTACTTCGCGACCGCGATGTCACGGTGATACGGGCCACCACGATCGACGAGGTCCGCGCGGCCACACGCCCCGGCAGCCAGCTCATGGTGCTGGACAACGGGAACATCTCCAGCGAGATACTGGATGTCCTTGTCGGACTGCCGGGGGACCGCCTGCTGCTCGCGCCCTATTCCGACACCCGGGAGCGGTTGGCCGCGCAGGTACGCATCACCTCCTATCAGAGCAAGAAGGTCGTCGAGCCGGACTGCGGTCTGCGAGAAGCTCAGCGAGCCGGCGCAATTCAGACGTACATCGGCCCCACCTACGCATACACCAACCCCGGACCGGGCCAGATCAGCTGCTACGGAGGCGCGCTGATGCGCTATCGGGACGGGAACCGCACCGTCACCGTGCTCGGTGATGACACCCTGCTGACCAATCTGCAACTGGCTAAACAGGGCAACGCGGCCCTCGCCATGAACCTCGCCGGACGATCCTCGCACCTGGTTTGGTACATCCCCGAGCGGCCGAAGGTCGGTACCAGCGCCCAGCCGAAATCAATGGGTGATCTGATCCCCGACCAGGTCAACATGGCCATCTGGCAGCTCTGCATCGTCGTGCTGCTGCTGGCCATCTGGCGCGGCCGGCGCCTGGGCCCCGTTGTCGCCGAGAAACTTCCGGTGATCGTGCGCGCCTCGGAAACCACCGAGGGTCGCGGTCGGCTGTACCGGTCGCGTCGCGCGCGCGACCTGGCCTCCGATGCGTTACGCGAGGCTGCGCGGTATCGGATCGTGCGCCGGCTCGGCCTGCCCATCGACGGAGCACCACAGGTCATCGCCACCACCGTGGCGCAACGTGTCGGGCGTGACCCCGCGGAGATTCACCATCTGCTGTTCGGCCCCGTTCCGTCGGATGACCAACAGCTCACCAATGTGACTCAGCAGCTTGACATTCTGGAAAGGCAGGTACGCGAATCGTGA
- a CDS encoding DUF4129 domain-containing protein → MPAVDIDRDSAADAAQRELAKPIYEHPSPLDRLVNWIIERLDDLEFRASSLPGGWFTILVTTLIVIATVVLLVRIARRAVRTAGGADFGLFESGELTAAEHRAAAERAASQDDWSSAIRHRLRAVARQLEERTILTPVPGRTANELAADAGKELPSLAKEFRSGAEIFNDVSYGERPGTEQSYRQIADLDDHIREAPIPEASTESGVTTGWETVR, encoded by the coding sequence ATGCCGGCCGTCGACATCGATCGCGACTCGGCGGCCGACGCTGCCCAACGCGAGCTGGCCAAACCGATCTACGAACATCCTTCGCCGCTCGACCGGCTGGTCAATTGGATCATCGAACGCCTGGACGACCTGGAGTTCCGCGCCAGCTCGCTTCCCGGCGGCTGGTTCACCATTCTGGTGACCACGCTCATCGTGATCGCCACCGTGGTGCTGTTGGTCCGTATCGCCCGCCGCGCGGTCCGGACGGCGGGTGGTGCCGACTTCGGTCTGTTCGAATCCGGGGAGCTCACCGCGGCCGAGCATCGGGCGGCAGCCGAACGCGCCGCATCCCAGGATGATTGGTCCTCGGCCATTCGGCACCGGCTGCGGGCCGTGGCACGTCAGCTCGAAGAACGCACGATCCTCACCCCGGTGCCGGGCCGAACCGCCAACGAGCTGGCCGCCGACGCAGGAAAGGAATTGCCCTCACTGGCAAAGGAATTCCGGTCCGGCGCGGAAATCTTCAACGATGTGAGCTACGGCGAGCGACCCGGTACCGAACAGTCCTATCGGCAGATCGCCGACCTGGATGACCACATTCGCGAGGCGCCGATCCCGGAGGCATCCACGGAGTCCGGTGTCACGACGGGGTGGGAGACGGTGCGGTGA